Proteins found in one Lachancea thermotolerans CBS 6340 chromosome C complete sequence genomic segment:
- the NUP188 gene encoding Nup188p (similar to uniprot|P52593 Saccharomyces cerevisiae YML103C NUP188 Subunit of the nuclear pore complex (NPC)): MCISHLCFSSVCDFIKSYKESSQDSPEVFELLSKFLKDNKPLLLEPAKFNELGAEVPSKTTPLVIGSAKYNISVENWKDASRLSRALNVSYEQSLRIVAQSDARSCLEKDRMFLYAQRILQERNAIVDAAFLILNWDCKYVPAKEDLISTISIEKTTLCSHLISLLSDVAANFGSLDKNNSIWSQPLQDLKDCQDVFYAIRIMELLTLLIMNSDTPVGIVSSWCSVLKTTNYFQCFSEVATMPREVPDKLEALATINTVLMLGFDVSTFTIKVESPFFNDPECFKTVNKTLLDQPSSAIILYYWSFVLSLKSYLFEEYPEKNAKFLDNVFGTVPVSHLISLMVKRSEELDVLASFTKFSGCLEQDKLWSVTLSSLMALSLNFINITPQAAKTVKELLTKNPRSFVEKFLTNNEVEKKVALLRAKVPLLEEGLLPLIHFSTVHPDFANFEWKELNTYTEKLRLSSLSYDLADLPGPTSESSDIIVLKQELLVKPPLESQSNVMMPIPKETRGKIIPITSTAEDAVVFMHDYNGWSLLGRILQNICDTYTQSEEDEAKREKSELAVAIIDLVANTMGAETPIERSTEILQHLSGYVEDDDIISVLFKLFELALHSRNLPIINAGLNLMIELTPNFSHFVWTHLARSYLIDRNGKEGLAISILGNIERTSGVFQSSILLIKLASCLVSESLTATDIFPERMKKEILGHLMAHLINIYEGFQFQTYTMQWQYLEIGLQLTSLISKVLFAVYGVDFTTSPSKKVTGVLADAAQIAVGAFLGASTSEMRAANSLITIVTFAKNTNVPLHRGLPFGEMRHSLIDQSFELANLLISVRSLLHLPPSSLERSFFIHSATLVDIYASHLGLRVEVIKLLTHLVRAPFDTDAPSLLAYLGDDHSKMLLNCIAYDLKAPLLNQKLSKSLYSFFSAIMEGKQDGLAILFLTGKLITLNKGEELEAKNMNASNSILTILKNNALKLDDLPEAVNSHLLDAIAYACNSWTAARTSENDEDFIRILVRRLELFQPHPVDSSDSIEKVISLSNQYKVISRIAEILALSLFTSTANNEIIMKALNRPELASTVKSVFHIDGYNTKLQSGLQEKFRARWPQLELYMFTSSPLLKSNNSFHTSIFDIPLMDQYFEQDENWSGGEGLVGFRSEVIAASVNLQFVTYQISAAKSWGALLTSFIKKTPTPLSETYVDIAEYLLQANPVIGADPSIFKEVYLARIELAFYILYSFAKTKKSVPDSKLTSLLLGATDTIKSKEVAFLQSVVNPVRCSYYRPLIRSILIIFSLVKNKTIFVESLSDHILEYFELTFGKGVNLVLSSLLSEINTFVSHGKKPVIVNLADKIQDLFLLLSTFTKIKDLHPPSSFEMVMASSLNEVGTIKTILNLYSSSHLLDFEKEPVLCDLSLTFITELCSVESVAEKMINNGLFSVLLESPISVAIQQGKITPQHQPRLHTIWSDGLLTIVLQLLSKFGKRVLPECCLFVSYFSQQISSAIASWSDQSLAVSTAVIKETSQLIMLQQLFNALDYQEYLTDSNMRTKVVDNTEIIELFFGLDTDAEKRELSASFRHLLTHPKYLNSRIVPTTLEEHRLLESEDTRSQFVKRIVLGIKDLQEGLFAGDAC; the protein is encoded by the coding sequence ATGTGCATATCGCATCTGTGCTTCTCTAGCGTTTGCGACTTTATCAAATCATATAAAGAATCTTCTCAAGATTCGCCAGAGGTATTTGAACTTCTATCAAAATTCCTCAAGGATAACAAACCTTTACTGCTCGAGCCTGCTAAATTTAATGAGCTTGGGGCTGAGGTACCCAGCAAGACCACACCGTTGGTAATAGGAAGTGCCAAATACAACATATCAGTAGAGAATTGGAAAGATGCCTCACGCCTATCAAGAGCCCTCAATGTTAGCTACGAGCAAAGCCTTCGAATTGTTGCGCAATCAGATGCACGGAGTTGCCTGGAAAAGGACCGCATGTTTCTGTATGCTCAAAGAATTCTACAAGAGCGTAATGCAATTGTGGATGCAGCGTTTCTGATTCTAAACTGGGATTGCAAATATGTTCCCGCCAAGGAAGATCTCATCAGCACCATATCAATCGAAAAGACAACGCTATGTTCGCACCTTATcagtcttctttctgaCGTGGCTGCTAACTTTGGGTCTCTAGATAAAAACAACAGTATATGGTCGCAGCCACTGCAAGATCTCAAAGACTGCCAGGATGTCTTTTATGCTATTCGCATTATGGAACTACTTACGTTGCTGATTATGAATTCGGACACGCCTGTAGGAATAGTTTCCTCGTGGTGTTCAGTTCTCAAGACAACTAATTACTTTCAATGTTTTTCAGAAGTTGCTACTATGCCTAGAGAGGTCCCTGACAAGCTAGAGGCACTGGCTACCATCAACACAGTATTAATGCTCGGGTTCGATGTCTCAACCTTTACAATTAAGGTTGAATCGCCATTTTTTAACGACCCAgagtgcttcaaaactgtcAATAAAACTCTACTAGATCAGCCCAGCAGTGCCATAATACTGTATTATTGGTCTTTTGTCCTATCACTGAAATCATATCTATTCGAAGAGTACCCTGAGAAGAATGcgaagttcttggacaaCGTTTTCGGAACCGTCCCAGTCTCTCACTTGATTTCATTGATGGTAAAAAGATCGGAAGAACTAGATGTTCTAGCTTCCTTCACAAAGTTTTCAGGTTGCCTTGAACAAGATAAACTTTGGTCAGTCACTTTGTCATCGTTAATGGCGTTGTCACTaaacttcatcaacattACACCACAGGCAGCAAAAACTGTCAAAGAGTTATTGACAAAAAACCCACGTTCTTTCGTGGAGAAGTTTCTGACAAATAATGAAGTTGAGAAGAAAGTCGCTCTTTTGAGAGCCAAAGTTCCTTTACTTGAGGAGGGTCTTTTGCCACTTATTCATTTCTCAACTGTACATCCAGATTTCGCAAACTTCGAGTGGAAAGAACTTAATACGTACACTGAGAAACTAAGGCTTTCTAGCCTGTCGTATGATCTAGCTGATTTGCCCGGTCCAACTTCAGAGAGTTCCGATATCATAGTTTTAAAACAAGAGCTGTTAGTAAAACCTCCACTTGAATCTCAAAGCAATGTTATGATGCCAATCCCTAAAGAAACGAGGGGCAAAATTATTCCGATCACCTCAACTGCCGAAGACGCAGTAGTGTTCATGCACGACTATAATGGCTGGTCTCTTCTCGGCAGAATCCTCCAAAATATCTGTGACACATACACTCAGTCAGAGGAGGATGAGGCCAAAAGGGAAAAATCAGAGTTGGCGGTTGCTATAATTGACTTAGTTGCTAATACAATGGGTGCTGAAACACCAATTGAAAGATCCACAGAAATTCTACAACACTTATCCGGATATGTCGAAGACGACGATATCATCTCCGTCCTATTCAAACTATTCGAATTAGCGCTACACTCTCGAAACCTTCCAATAATAAACGCGGGTTTGAATTTAATGATCGAACTTACGCCAAATTTTTCTCATTTTGTGTGGACTCACCTTGCAAGATCTTATCTGATTGACCGTAATGGTAAAGAGGGACTGGCGATATCTATTTTGGGGAACATAGAAAGAACGTCAGGGGTTTTTCAGTCTAGTATTCTCTTGATAAAGCTGGCTAGTTGCTTAGTATCCGAGTCCCTTACAGCAACTGACATTTTCCCGGAGCGCATGAAAAAAGAGATACTAGGGCACTTGATGGCACACTTAATCAACATATATGAAGGGTTTCAATTTCAAACTTACACAATGCAATGGCAGTATTTGGAAATTGGCTTACAGCTCACCTCATTAATCTCTAAAGTGTTGTTCGCAGTTTATGGGGTTGATTTTACTACGTCGCCTAGTAAAAAAGTTACTGGAGTTTTAGCGGACGCCGCCCAGATCGCAGTTGGCGCCTTTTTGGGCGCAAGTACCTCAGAAATGAGGGCGGCAAATTCACTCATAACAATTGTTACTTTTGCGAAAAACACGAATGTCCCCCTTCATAGAGGTCTGCCATTCGGTGAGATGAGGCACTCTCTTATTGATCAGAGCTTCGAGCTTGCAAACCTTCTCATTTCAGTCAGGTCCTTGCTCCATCTTCCACCATCTTCGTTGGAGAGATCATTTTTTATTCATTCCGCAACCTTAGTGGATATTTATGCTTCACATCTCGGACTGCGCGTTGAAGTGATAAAACTTTTAACTCATCTGGTGAGAGCGCCTTTTGATACTGATGCGCCATCCTTGTTGGCATATCTCGGAGACGATCACTCAAAGATGTTACTCAACTGCATCGCTTATGATTTGAAAGCACCGCTCTTAAATCAAAAGCTGTCAAAAAGCCTTTacagctttttctctgcCATCATGGAAGGAAAGCAAGATGGCTTGGCCATTTTATTTCTAACAGGGAAGCTGATAACCCTCAATAAAGGAGAAGAGTTAGAGGCTAAAAACATGAATGCCTCAAATTCGATTCTAACtattctcaaaaataacGCATTGAAGTTGGACGACCTTCCCGAGGCTGTTAACTCCCACTTGCTAGATGCCATCGCTTATGCATGTAATTCGTGGACAGCCGCAAGAACTTCTGAGAACGACGAGGACTTTATACGCATACTTGTCAGGCGCCTTGAGTTGTTCCAACCTCATCCAGTTGACAGTTCAGATtccattgaaaaagtaATATCGCTATCAAATCAGTATAAAGTCATTTCAAGGATTGCTGAGATCCTCGCTCTCTCACTTTTCACGTCAACTGCCAACAATGAGATAATTATGAAAGCCCTTAATAGGCCTGAATTGGCCTCCACTGTGAAATCCGTTTTCCATATCGATGGCTACAACACCAAGCTGCAATCTGGCTTGCAAGAAAAATTTAGGGCCCGCTGGCCTCAGCTTGAACTTTACATGTTCACTTCATCGCCGCTTCTCAAATCCAACAACTCCTTTCACACAAGTATCTTTGATATTCCCTTGATGGACCAATATTTTGAGCAGGATGAAAATTGGAGCGGTGGGGAAGGCTTAGTTGGGTTTCGGTCTGAAGTTATAGCAGCTTCCGTTAATCTTCAGTTTGTCACATATCAAATTTCTGCCGCGAAATCTTGGGGAGCCTTACTGACGTCCTTTATCAAGAAAACACCCACTCCTCTATCAGAGACATATGTTGATATCGCGGAATACCTGCTTCAAGCTAATCCTGTTATTGGCGCCGACCCTTCTATTTTCAAGGAAGTTTACCTGGCTCGCATTGAATTGGCCTTCTACATTTTGTATTCATTTgcgaaaacaaagaaaagcgtACCTGATAGCAAACTAACTAGCCTGCTGTTGGGTGCTACCGATACGATAAAGTCAAAAGAGGTGGCTTTCTTGCAAAGCGTGGTAAACCCAGTCAGGTGTTCATACTATAGGCCGCTTATTCGGAGCATCTTGATTATTTTTTCActggtcaaaaacaaaacaattttTGTGGAATCGCTATCTGATCACATTCTAGAATATTTTGAATTGACCTTTGGTAAAGGTGTTAACTTGGTGCTGTCCAGCCTTCTATCAGAAATCAACACGTTTGTGTCTCATGGGAAGAAACCTGTTATAGTCAATCTTGCTGACAAGATCCAAGATTTATTTCTGCTACTGTCAACCTTTaccaaaatcaaagacCTTCACCCGCCAAGTAGCTTCGAAATGGTCATGGCGTCCTCCCTGAACGAGGTAGGCACTATAAAGACCATTTTGAACCTATATTCGAGTTCGCATCTgttggattttgaaaaagagccGGTTCTTTGTGATCTTTCTTTAACTTTCATTACAGAACTTTGTTCGGTTGAAAGTGTCGCAGAAAAGATGATCAACAACGGCCTCTTTTCTGTGTTACTGGAGAGTCCAATTTCCGTTGCCATTCAGCAAGGAAAAATAACCCCTCAACACCAGCCACGTCTGCATACAATTTGGTCAGACGGCCTCTTAACAATAGTGCTACAGCTATTGAGCAAGTTCGGTAAAAGGGTCTTGCCTGAGTGCTGTCTTTTTGTGTCATATTTCTCACAACAAATCAGCAGCGCAATCGCTAGTTGGTCCGATCAATCGTTGGCGGTCTCTACTGCTGTTATTAAAGAGACTTCTCAGCTGATAATGTTacagcagcttttcaatgctCTGGACTATCAAGAGTATTTGACCGATTCGAATATGAGGACTAAGGTGGTGGATAATACTGAGATCATCGAACTATTCTTTGGCTTAGACACGGATGCAGAAAAGAGAGAATTGAGCGCGTCTTTCAGACACTTGCTAACTCACCCAAAGTACTTGAATTCAAGGATTGTTCCTACCACATTGGAGGAGCATCGGCTGTTAGAGAGCGAGGACACAAGATCACAATTTGTGAAGCGTATCGTGTTAGGCATTaaagatcttcaagaaggactATTTGCAGGGGACGCCTGCTGA
- the PPA2 gene encoding inorganic diphosphatase PPA2 (similar to uniprot|P28239 Saccharomyces cerevisiae YMR267W PPA2 Mitochondrial inorganic pyrophosphatase required for mitochondrial function and possibly involved in energy generation from inorganic pyrophosphate), with protein MIRSINAVKAPLRRLLMTKSHLEVPSYGKVIQGSKYTPEYAQYLRLPNGEVGSFFHDVPLDLDREQQTVNMVVEISRWTNAKFEISRNRPFNPIIQDQKNGKVRFVDNIFPSHGFIHNYGAIPQTWEDPTVESSHEGVRGIKGDNDPLDCCEIGSSVLSMGDVKKVKILGSLALIDNGELDWKVLVIDVNDPLASKINNIDDIEIHFPNLLEATRNWFRDYKIPTGKPPNEFAFDGQYRGLTETMNVIQECHGSWRKLLRDSETNDSLPQIVRAGSGVVIKPEELPDAPVPKAVGTWHFIKKEKD; from the coding sequence ATGATCAGGTCGATCAACGCTGTCAAAGCACCACTTAGGAGACTTCTGATGACAAAGTCTCATTTGGAAGTCCCTTCATATGGCAAGGTCATTCAGGGCAGCAAGTATACTCCCGAATATGCTCAGTATCTGAGACTCCCCAATGGTGAAGTTGGCTCGTTTTTCCATGATGTGCCTTTAGACCTTGACCGCGAACAGCAAACCGTAAACATGGTGGTTGAAATTTCACGTTGGACTAATGCCAAGTTTGAAATTTCTCGCAACCGCCCATTCAACCCCATAATAcaagatcaaaaaaatggcaaGGTAAGATTTGTCGACAACATTTTCCCCTCGCATGGGTTCATACATAACTATGGCGCAATCCCACAAACTTGGGAAGACCCTACAGTTGAAAGCTCTCACGAGGGGGTTCGCGGAATCAAAGGTGACAACGACCCTTTGGACTGTTGTGAGATTGGGTCTTCGGTTCTCTCCATGGGTGATGTTAAGAAAGTTAAAATTCTAGGATCTTTAGCCTTGATAGACAATGGTGAGCTAGACTGGAAAGTCCTGGTGATTGATGTTAACGACCCGCTGGCATCGAAGATAAACAACATTGACGATATTGAAATTCACTTTCCCAACCTCCTTGAAGCAACTAGGAACTGGTTTAGAGACTATAAAATACCCACTGGCAAACCACCAAATGAGTTCGCCTTTGATGGCCAATATCGTGGGCTTACGGAGACCATGAACGTCATCCAAGAGTGCCATGGCTCATggagaaagcttttgagagattCAGAAACTAACGACAGTTTACCACAAATTGTTCGCGCTGGATCCGGGGTTGTGATCAAGCCTGAGGAATTGCCTGACGCCCCAGTCCCTAAAGCGGTGGGCACTTGGCACTTTATTAAGAAGGAGAAAGATTAA
- the RSN1 gene encoding Rsn1p (similar to uniprot|Q03516 Saccharomyces cerevisiae YMR266W RSN1 Overexpression rescues sro7/sop1 in NaCl. Encodes a membrane protein.) — MTTTTTTTSTSGVVSSLVFNLALFGGFVAAFVILRLKLKRIYEPKSSFDLINEEKKPEPLPRGIWQWFLPLVKKSDNFVIQQAGLDGYFFIRYLFILASFFATISLLVLPILLPINAANGREKSGLEMLAYNNVDDAHRSRYYAHVFVGWVFYWGFLFVVYRELVYYTSLRQAVLSSPRYAKKLSSRTVLFQSVPRQYLVESEFSKLFDGVRNVWIARGAGDLGSKVNERNKMAMKLEAAETVYLKTAVKNIAKLKKKNPDFKPTSNISDYVPQKKRPQHRLKFLIGKKVDTIDYLKEELPKLNEEIKDLQRGHMEHAPFNSVFVEFDSQHSAQIASQSIIHHEPLAMVPSYIGIAPKDVLWFNMRMHWFERALRKYGALSFIIALVVLWAFPVAFVGAISNIQNLTNTLTWLRFIYKLPKKLLGILTSVAPTVALAVLMMLLPIVIRKMALVAGAPSVQLVEAFTQQAFFAFQVIQVFLVTTLASSATAAVTQIIENPSSAMSLLSKNLPLSSNFYISYIILQGLSVSSGALLQLVALIMFYILSFLLDNTARKKWNRFVNLGSMAWGTTYPVYTNLAVIVFSYAIIAPIILVFAAVAFFLLYVAYLYNLTYVFQESPDSRGIHYPRALFQTFVGLYIGQICLLGLFVVGKGWGPIVLQAICLGVTTFVHLNFNTAFDTLMAHVPVDTMKPLDGVSNTPSFSNNKTRSLEKDEIQELPHFPIKKYQPRVSTSIDQKTMSVKSENTIEYNGNIAYDNENNLATVPLLADGESVDMPAAPFWKRYFQPHIYLSYKAVKHVLPEIYGLPEPIPEVEKDNQKHAYDYPAVSAKCPYLWIPRDPYGFSTIEISNLQSTVDITDQGAYLSEEGHVLWEGAPPSLDDSERKYDNPFREEDEDEFE, encoded by the coding sequence ATGACAACGACTACAACGACGACGTCGACGTCGGGTGTCGTCTCGTCCCTTGTCTTTAACTTAGCACTTTTTGGGGGTTTCGTGGCTGCTTTTGTGATTCTGAggctgaagctgaaacGGATCTACGAACCAAAATCCAGTTTTGATTTGATCaacgaagaaaaaaaaccagAACCTTTGCCGCGTGGTATTTGGCAGTGGTTTCTTCCACTCGTTAAGAAGTCGGACAACTTTGTGATTCAGCAAGCGGGCCTTGATGGCTACTTTTTCATCCGCTAtctcttcatcttggcttctttcttcGCGACGATTTCGCTTCTAGTTTTGCCCATATTACTGCCTATTAATGCCGCTAACGGAAGAGAAAAATCTGGACTCGAAATGTTAGCCTACAATAACGTGGATGACGCTCACAGAAGCCGTTACTATGCACACGTATTTGTAGGATGGGTTTTTTACTGGGGATTCCTATTTGTGGTTTACCGTGAGCTGGTTTATTACACCTCGTTGAGACAAGCTGTGCTGTCTTCCCCTCGCTACGCGAAGAAGCTCTCGTCTCGTACAGTTTTGTTTCAGTCCGTACCACGCCAGTACTTGGTCGAGAGCGAATTTTCtaagctttttgatggcGTGCGTAATGTGTGGATTGCCCGTGGCGCGGGAGATTTGGGCTCGAAAGTGAATGAACGTAACAAAATGGCAATGAAATTGGAAGCTGCAGAAACCGTctatttgaaaacagcGGTGAAGAACATCgccaagctgaaaaagaagaacccTGACTTCAAACCCACTAGTAACATCTCCGATTATGttccacaaaaaaaaagaccaCAACATAGGCTGAAATTCTTGATTGGCAAGAAAGTTGACACTATTGACTAcctcaaagaagagctaCCCAAGCTGAATGAGGAAATAAAGGATTTGCAGAGAGGCCATATGGAACATGCTCCCTTCAACTCTGTTTTTGTGGAATTTGACTCTCAACACTCTGCCCAAATTGCATCCCAAAGTATTATACATCACGAACCCTTGGCAATGGTTCCGTCCTACATAGGGATTGCTCCGAAGGATGTTCTTTGGTTCAATATGAGGATGCACTGGTTTGAAAGAGCACTCAGGAAATATGGCGCTTTGAGTTTCATCATTGCTCTAGTGGTATTATGGGCGTTCCCAGTCGCGTTTGTCGGCGCAATTTCGAATATTCAGAATTTAACCAATACACTTACTTGGCTAAGGTTTATTTACAAACTgcccaaaaagcttctcgGTATTTTAACTTCTGTGGCACCCACCGTTGCATTAGCCGTTTTAATGATGCTCTTACCAATCGTCATCAGGAAAATGGCCCTGGTTGCGGGCGCGCCCTCTGTCCAACTTGTCGAGGCCTTCactcaacaagctttttttgcctTCCAGGTTATTCAAGTGTTTTTAGTCACAACTCTTGCGTCATCAGCTACTGCAGCTGTTACTCAGATTATTGAAAATCCCTCAAGCGCAATGAGCTTACTGTCAAAAAATCTTCCATTATCTTCCAATTTCTACATCTCTTACATTATCCTTCAAGGTCTATCTGTGTCGTCAGGTGCCCTTTTGCAGCTAGTTGCCTTGATTATGTTCTATATTCTAAGCTTCCTGTTGGACAACACTGCAAGGAAAAAATGGAACCGATTTGTCAACTTAGGCTCCATGGCCTGGGGTACCACATACCCTGTGTACACCAATTTGGCGGTGATTGTGTTCTCGTATGCTATCATTGCCCCCATCATTTTGGTTTTCGCAGCAgttgcattttttttgctttatGTGGCCTACTTGTACAATTTGACTTACGTTTTCCAGGAATCCCCAGACTCAAGAGGCATTCACTATCCCAgggctctttttcaaacattCGTGGGCCTATACATTGGCCAGATATGTCTCCTCGGGCTTTTCGTCGTTGGAAAAGGTTGGGGTCCAATTGTTTTACAGGCTATATGCCTTGGTGTCACAACATTTGTTCACCTGAACTTCAACACCGCTTTCGACACGTTGATGGCACATGTACCTGTGGACACTATGAAACCTTTAGATGGCGTCTCAAATACGCCctcattttccaacaaCAAGACTCGCAGTCTagaaaaagacgaaatCCAGGAGCTTCCCCACTTTCCCATAAAAAAATATCAGCCTCGGGTCTCTACTTCCATTGATCAAAAAACTATGAGCGTAAAGAGCGAAAACACCATTGAGTACAACGGAAACATAGCATatgacaatgaaaacaatTTAGCTACAGTTCCACTCCTGGCGGATGGCGAGTCAGTTGACATGCCCGCTGCACCATTTTGGAAACGTTATTTCCAACCTCACATATACCTATCTTACAAAGCCGTCAAGCATGTCCTCCCCGAGATTTACGGCCTTCCTGAACCAATTccagaagttgaaaaagacaatcaaaaacatgCATACGACTACCCAGCGGTTAGCGCAAAATGTCCTTACTTGTGGATTCCCCGTGATCCATACGGGTTTTCTACTATTGAGATTTCTAACTTGCAATCAACCGTTGACATCACTGACCAGGGCGCCTATTTGAGCGAGGAAGGGCACGTTCTCTGGGAAGGTGCACCTCCTTCTCTTGATGATTCGGAACGCAAGTATGATAATCCCTTCAGggaagaggacgaagatgaattCGAGTAA
- a CDS encoding uncharacterized protein (weakly similar to uniprot|Q03508 Saccharomyces cerevisiae YMR265C Hypothetical ORF): MTNISPQDETWVQIDHRPLFQWNSCAEFLDPPKTVKKHEIRRIDIYDFDNTLFKSPAPNPNLLSSFMINVLTDPNKLSNGGWWSEKRFLQESIDEWIAAKKNAGTDTDEVDATYWNKDVVELTRLSQQDPHTLSILMTGRKELLFQSALSCVLEQPVFGPKKLHFNGVFLKKPNFETTMLYKTTCLTDLLKHYNNCDEITIYDDRVRQLQGFKKFLNEFVEALRPSLQFNLIHVAGLIKYLNPPRERSTITTIFDEHNAAVTKCIYQQQESKTGSFYMGKMYVKEKRLGAAYILTTLSRQKVLKLTMRKFGHMKELFNDRTHFTAKFIPCTPHGTITSQKVATMVLEGSHEEPTEETIETTMSLMNSGKEDPRIQFRLTRFGRSARGIFVYDAEPVPSSRFVYSDFPALRLAVTAAADQESETASELYDDDQFQWTALDNDDTTIETNFGYEFVITAVMGKKPKRSKKQTTFKMRQ; this comes from the coding sequence ATGACGAATATTTCACCACAGGACGAGACTTGGGTTCAAATTGACCACCGCCCTCTGTTTCAGTGGAACAGCTGTGCAGAGTTCTTGGATCCTCCAAAGACGGTAAAAAAACATGAAATACGCAGAATCGACATCTATGACTTCGACAATACCCTTTTCAAATCGCCCGCCCCTAATCCTAACTTGCTGTCTTCCTTTATGATCAATGTGCTAACCGACCCAAACAAGCTGAGCAACGGCGGGTGGTGGAGCGAAAAACGGTTTCTGCAAGAATCAATTGATGAGTGGATAGCCGCGAAGAAGAACGCAGGCACTGATACCGATGAGGTCGACGCAACATACTGGAATAAGGATGTCGTTGAGCTAACCAGGCTTTCGCAGCAGGACCCGCACACGCTATCCATTCTGATGACCGGCCGCAAAGAGCTGCTTTTCCAAAGCGCACTGAGTTgcgttcttgaacagcCGGTCTTTGGCCCCAAAAAACTGCATTTCAATGGTGTCTTTCTGAAAAAACCTAACTTTGAGACCACCATGTTGTACAAGACCACTTGCCTGACGGACTTGTTAAAGCATTACAACAATTGCGATGAGATAACCATTTACGATGACAGGGTCCGCCAGCTACAAGgattcaaaaagttcttgaatgAATTTGTGGAGGCCTTACGCCCTTCACTGCAGTTTAACCTTATACACGTTGCCGGGTTAATCAAGTACCTGAATCCGCCGCGCGAGCGTTCGACCATCACGACGATCTTTGATGAGCACAATGCTGCGGTCACTAAATGCATATATCAACAGCAGGAGAGCAAAACTGGAAGCTTCTATATGGGCAAGATGtatgtcaaagaaaagcggCTGGGCGCCGCCTACATTCTGACAACTTTGTCACGCCAAAAAGTACTGAAGCTGACAATGCGCAAATTTGGGCATATGAAGGAACTATTCAATGATAGAACCCATTTTACAGCAAAGTTCATCCCTTGTACCCCCCATGGGACCATAACCTCACAGAAGGTTGCAACCATGGTGCTGGAAGGCTCTCATGAAGAGCCCACAGAAGAAACAATCGAAACAACAATGAGCCTCATGAATAGCGGTAAGGAAGATCCAAGAATCCAATTTAGACTTACTAGATTTGGGAGGAGCGCTCGAGGCATATTTGTATACGATGCAGAACCTGTGCCGTCTTCTCGCTTCGTATACTCAGACTTTCCTGCGCTACGGCTTGCTGTCACTGCCGCGGCCGACCAAGAAAGTGAGACTGCGAGCGAACTGTATGATGACGACCAATTTCAATGGACAGCGCTAGATAACGACGACACTACCATCGAGACAAACTTCGGATACGAGTTTGTTATCACTGCAGTGATGGGcaaaaagcccaaaagatcCAAGAAACAAACTACTTTCAAGATGCGTCAATAA